The DNA region CGCAATTGGTAGAAGCAAAGCAAACTTCACCAAAAGGAATACAAGAGAATAGTTTAAATGCTTCTTTGTCTCAACtaactttcttgaaagttcCCCAAGTCCACCTAAATTGAAGAACCTTTTGTCAATAGCACAAACATCAATAATGTAATTAGCAAGTTGATTCTCAAGGGCCCTCATGCTAAATCCATCAAAGTCATCAGGATATAATTCAGTCATTCTCACTATCTTTTTTATGTCAAAACTAGATAATGAATCAATTGGATTCAAGCAAGCTACTCCATTAAGCAAATCACTAATCACCTCATTGAAACGCTCATTGAGTTCTTGTAGCTGCCAatcaataattttataaaacaaATCCACACGGTAATGATGCAAAGTAGTATAATCAACTACTTTACGTCGTGATCTTCCAGAATTAGCATATGGATCATCATAATTAGGCAATGAAATTTTATGCTTGATACAAAAAGTTTCTACCTTTTCTTTAAGTGAATCCCATCCAGAATGCTTTTCTAAGAGAGGATCCCATTCATTATCTCTTAAAGCTTGCAAGATTGAAAACCTTAACAAGAATTATGGCATTTGCAATATCTTGTTCCTTTTGCTGTAATGACACATTAAGATCATATGTGATTCCTAAAACATCAGTCATCAAATGCAACAAGAAAACAGTCTCAAATGTTTGACAACTTCTAAGAAATCCCGATGCACTAGCTCTTTCATCCGGAGTACTTGCATTTACAACAAGAGCATCAAGTACATCAACAATAGAGGCAAAGTTACTAATAAAGTTTCCAAACGACTTGTAGTGAGATCCCCAACGAGTATCACCGGCTTTAATAAGGCCAAGTTCTTGATTCAGGCCTCTATCCATTTCTAGCTCACCCATATCTAATGCTTCCACgagtttttgtttttgagatTCTCGAAATCCATCCACACGTTTAAAAGAAGCTcccaacacattcaaaacatttgAAACCAAGAGTACAAGTTCTCCCACTTGAACACACTTTTTAGAAACCGCAACAAGAGTTAGTTGAAGTTGATGAGCAAAACAATGAACGGAATGAGCCGATCTACTTTCTTGTTTGATCAACGTTTTAAGACCACCTAGCTCACCTTGCATATTGCTTGCCCCATCATAACATTGCCCCCGTACAGAAGATAACGTTAAAGAATGGTGAGCGAGTACATCCACAATTGCTTTCTTTAGAGATAACGCACTAGTATCTTTAACATGAACAAGTCCAATAAATGCCTCCATCACAAATCCCCTTTTATCAACATATCGTAAACAAATAGCCATTTGCTCTTTGCGTGACACATCTCTAGATTCATCAACCAATAGAGCAAAGTAGTCACCATTTAAGTCCTCTATTATAGCCTTAATTGTTTCAATCTTACAAGCACTCACAATATCTTTCTGGATATCATGAGAagtcattttattattttttggagCTTTTCCTAACACATAAGGTTGAATTTGATCACATTTATCCGCGTACCATGAaagaacttcaagaaaattacCTGTGTTCAATGACGATTCACTCCCATCATGACCGCGAAGTGCCAAACCTTGATTCAAGAGAAGTCGTACCACATCGATTTAAGCATTTAAGCGAACCCAATATTCATGCTTACCTTATCATCCAACTTTTAAAATGCAGCCTGAATCGATTGTTCTTCTCGCATTAGATCTTCACACATTCTTTTTGATTGATTATGAACACTATTTGGTGGACCAACGTGCGTTAGCAAGCTATCCTTTCTGTACCAATTTTTAAACCCTTTAGTCGAAAATACATTACCACCACCTTGAAACAAATAACAAGGAAAACAATAAGCTGCATCTGCACTTGTACTATATTCCAACCAATCAGGAAATT from Lycium ferocissimum isolate CSIRO_LF1 chromosome 2, AGI_CSIRO_Lferr_CH_V1, whole genome shotgun sequence includes:
- the LOC132047860 gene encoding uncharacterized protein LOC132047860; translated protein: MTSHDIQKDIVSACKIETIKAIIEDLNGDYFALLVDESRDVSRKEQMAICLRYVDKRGFVMEAFIGLVHVKDTSALSLKKAIVDVLAHHSLTLSSVRGQCYDGASNMQGELGGLKTLIKQESRSAHSVHCFAHQLQLTLVAVSKKCVQVGELVLLVSNVLNVLGASFKRVDGFRESQKQKLVEALDMGELEMDRGLNQELGLIKAGDTRWGSHYKSFGNFISNFASIVDVLDALVVNASTPDERASASGFLRSCQTFETVFLLHLMTDVLGITYDLNVSLQQKEQDIANAIILVKVFNLLQELNERFNEVISDLLNGVACLNPIDSLSSFDIKKIVRMTELYPDDFDGFSMRALENQLANYIIDVCAIDKRFFNLGGLGELSRKLVETKKHLNYSLVFLLVKFALLLPIATATVERAFSAMKFIKNDLQNRMDDEFLDGCIVPYVEKKVFKDVSNECIIKTFQGMKTRRVQL